A window from Thermococcus sp. 21S7 encodes these proteins:
- a CDS encoding CBS domain-containing protein has product MMSEKSKSAKAKKIKIIHSKRRMLQLKRKGEMSHNIRYISKVPVRIVMDRDFLTLHPEDSISKLVENLRDEESSAVVVDEEGRLMGFITMKDLLHFFEPPRRYSIVGIGLLKKYSISHASRIRDIMVRKPITIHVEDDLGRAIKIMIETGKHHLPVIDENGHVHGVLEVKDIMRLIRIVSS; this is encoded by the coding sequence ATGATGAGCGAAAAATCGAAGAGTGCGAAGGCCAAGAAGATAAAGATAATCCACAGCAAACGTAGAATGCTCCAGCTCAAGCGCAAGGGGGAGATGAGCCACAACATCCGCTACATCTCCAAGGTTCCGGTTAGGATAGTCATGGACAGGGACTTCCTCACCCTTCACCCCGAGGACTCGATATCGAAGCTGGTGGAGAACCTCAGGGATGAAGAGAGCTCCGCCGTCGTCGTTGACGAGGAAGGCCGGCTCATGGGGTTTATCACAATGAAGGACCTTCTCCACTTCTTCGAACCGCCTAGGAGGTACTCGATCGTCGGAATAGGTCTCCTCAAGAAGTACTCGATAAGCCATGCCTCGCGCATTAGGGACATAATGGTCCGCAAGCCCATAACCATTCACGTTGAAGACGACCTCGGACGGGCGATAAAGATAATGATTGAGACTGGAAAGCACCACCTCCCCGTCATTGACGAGAACGGCCACGTTCACGGTGTGCTGGAGGTTAAGGACATCATGCGTCTCATCCGCATAGTCTCCAGTTGA